A genomic region of Mus musculus strain C57BL/6J chromosome 7, GRCm38.p6 C57BL/6J contains the following coding sequences:
- the Slc28a1 gene encoding sodium/nucleoside cotransporter 1 isoform X2 — protein MADDTPRQRESISLTPVAHGLENMGAEFLEIMEEGQLPHRHSSLPEGGGSRSKAVWKPFSRWRSLQPTVQARSLCREHWQLFEWISKGLLSTAYIGFLIVACLLDFPRALALFVITCVVLVFLAYNLLKRLLGSKLKKCVKFQGHSCLSLWLKRGLALAAGLGVILWLSLDTAQRPEQLVSFAGICVFLVLLFAGSKHHRAVSWRAVSWGLGLQFVLGLFVIRTEPGFVAFQWLGDQIRVFLSYTEAGSSFVFGEALVKDVFAFQVLPIIVFFSCVMSVLYYLGLMQWVILKIAWLMQVTMGTSATETLSVAGNIFVSQVHRRLLPRDATSPACVMPTTHMVHLAPLSLQPGLLLSA, from the exons ATGGCAGACGACACACCGAGGCAACGAGAGTCCATTTCCCTCACACCTGTGGCCCATGGCCTGGAGAACATGGGGGCCGAGTTCCTGGAAATAATG GAGGAAGGCCAGCTCCCACACAGGCACTCAAGCCTGCCAGAGGGTGGAGGCAGCAGGAGCAAAGCAGTGTGGAAACCCTTCTCCCGATG GAGGAGTCTGCAGCCGACTGTGCAAGCGAGAAGCCTCTGCAGGGAGCACTGGCAGCTGTTTGAGTGGATCAGCAAAGGCCTGCTCTCTACTG CATACATCGGCTTCTTGATCGTCGCCTGCCTCCTGGACTTCCCGAGGGCGCTGGCGCTGTTCGTCATCACCTGTGTGGTTCTCGTCTTTCTGGCCTACAATCTGCTAAAGAGGCTTCTGGGGTCCAAGCTGAAGAAGTGTGTGAAGTTTCAGGGCCACTCTTGCCTGAGCCTCTGGCTGAAGAG AGGTCTAGCCCTTGCTGCTGGCCTGGGTGTGATCTTGTGGCTATCTCTGGACACCGCCCAGCGGCCGGAACAGCTGGTGTCCTTTGCAGGGATCTGTGTGTTCCTTGTCCTTCTCTTCGCTGGCTCAAAGCATCACCGTGCT GTGTCATGGAGGGCTGTCTCCTGGGGCCTTGGGCTGCAGTTTGTGCTTGGACTCTTCGTCATCAGAACAGAGCCAGGATTCGTTGCGTTCCAGTGGCTAGGTGACCAGATCCGG gtcTTCCTGAGTTACACCGAGGCCGGCTCCAGCTTCGTCTTCGGGGAGGCTCTGGTCAAGGATGTCTTTGCCTTTCAG GTTTTGCCCATCATCGTCTTTTTCAGCTGCGTCATGTCAGTTCTGTACTATCTGGGCCTCATGCAGTGGGTGATCCTGAAG ATTGCCTGGTTGATGCAGGTCACCATGGGCACCTCAGCCACTGAAACCCTAAGTGTGGCAGGAAACATCTTTGTGAGCCAG GTTCACAGAAGGCTGCTGCCCAGGGATGCTACAAGTCCTGCCTGTGTCATGCCAACCACCCACATGGTCCATTTGGCACCTCTGTCACTTCAGCCTGGGCTGTTGTTATCAGCTTAG